The sequence GATTGTTTCAAAGAGGGGCCCACCTCCCATCGCCTCCTGCTCTCCTGTCCCATGGGTCTCTGCCCAGTGCCCACTTGGTGCTCTGCCTGCCTGACTCTGGTGCCCTTATACGCTGTCCTCAGCCATGTGTGAGATGATAAAGATCATGCAAGAGTACGGGGAGGTGACCTGCTGCCTGGGCAGCTCTGCCAACCTGCGGAACAGCTGCCTCTTCCTCCAGAGCGACATCAGGTCAGGGCGGGACCCTGGAGCCTGCGGgccagcctctacctcccagaccGGAGGATCAGATGGGCCTGCGTGGGGCTGGGGGTGTGTACTATAGCCGACCTCGCCCTGGCTGGGACCAATgcacctgggcatggtgggagaAGAGGGTGGGGTGCCCAGTCCTGTGGGAGATACAGCTGAAGTGTGTGTGTCCCCCACCCTGAGCAGCATTGCCCTGGATCCCCTGTACCCATCCCGTTGCTCCTGGGAGACCTTTGGCTACGCCACCAGCATCAGCATGGCCCAGGCCTCGGATGGCCTTTCTCCCCTGCAGCTGTCAGGGCAGCTCAACAGCCTGCCCTGTTCCCTGACCTTTCGCCAGGAGGAGACCATCAGCATCATCCGGCTTATCGAACAGGTGGGTGCTTCGGCAGGCAAAGGAGGAGAGACGCAGGACAGGACCCGCCTGGGGTGGGAGTAGCAGCAAAGGACCTGTTTGAACCCGGGGACCTCATTCCCCAGCCCTCCGAGCGGGCTCTCCCAGGCAGTTACATTCGCCTCTGCTCCCCTCGTAGAAGCATCCTGGGCGTCTGGCTCTTGGCTAAAGTGTGTCAGCTGTTGGGCCTGGGAGAGGCCAGGTAGACCCAGGCCATAATCTGTCCCTCTTGGTCCCTAGGCTCGGCATGCCACCTATGGCATCCGTAAGTGCTTCCTCTTCCTGCTGCAGTGCCAGCTGACTCTTGTGGTCATCCAGGTGAGGTGGGGCCCGCACAGGCATTGCCCCCGTGCCACTCACCCCTTCACTCAGGGGCCAGCTGAAAATCTGAGGAAGGAGGCTGGGGTTAGCAGTACAGTCAAGGGGTCCCCCCAGAGCCTCTGTGAAGCCCCTGGGCTTTTTGAGCTGACCCTCATTGGCAGAAGAGTATTCCCTCCGGCCCCTGTTCCCTCTGGCAGGATGTGAGCATCTATCTGGGCCCAGGGCAAGGGAGCTCGGGGGCTCCTATGCCCTTATTATTTGCCTGAATTGAACTGTGGCTCTTGGCTTCTTTCCTGGTCTAGTTCCTTTCTTGCCTGGTCCAGCTGCCGCCACTCCTGAGTACCACCGACATCCTGTGGCTGTCCTGCTTTTGCTACCCTCTGCTCAGGTGAGATGCCATGTATCTTCCCCACACCCCATGCCTAAGCAGGAGGTGTCTGGATGTCACTGTGCAGCCCCAGGAGCCCAAGGTTCTGGAACTGCTCAGGTCTCACCTCCTCTGGTACAGGAGGCATGGAGGGAAccccctttgtctttttttttttttttttttttttttttgagatggagtctcgctctgtcacccaggctggagtgcaatggtgcaatctctgctcattgcaacctccgcctcccgggctcaagtgattctcctgcctcagccccctgagtagctgggattacaggcacccactatcatgcctggctaatttttgtatttttagtagagatgggtttttgccatgttggcgaggctggttttgaactcctgacctcaaatgatctgcccatctcagcctcccaaagtgctgggattacaggtgtgagccactgccgtCCAGCCTTTGTTTTATTCCATCCCCTCACCAGACTCGACCTCACGCGCAAGACTCCCTAGAGGTTCCCTCTATGAGAATTGAGGGACAGAGGGTCATTGTCACCATCCCTCTACCTGATCTCTGCTTTTCAGCATCTCTCTGCTGGGGAAGCCCCCCCATAGCTCCATCATGTCTATGGCAACGGGGAAAAACCTCCAGTCCATTCCCAAGAAGGTAAGCAAAACAGACCCTGTGAGCCTTGCAAGTGAGCATGGAAGGGACTGAGGattgggggaggagagaggggctaATCTGGAAGGCTCTGGATGGGGGATTCCAGCAGAACTCCGGCACTTGGTTCCTAGTCTTCCCCCAGATCAAAGAGGAGGTAGTGGCACAGAGCTGGGAAAGACCCTTGCTGGGGCTTGAGCTCCCTATCCCCCCAGGCCTGACCATTTACTAAGAGCCCGTTGAATACGTGGAAGAGCTAGGAGCAGCCGGCAGAGGGGCTGTGCGCCCCAGGAGTGACTGGCCTTGTTCCCGCAGACCCAGCACTACTTCCTGCTCTGCTTCCTGCTCAAGTTCAGCCTCACCATCAGCTCCTGCCTCATCTGCTTTGGCTTCACACTGCAGAGCTTCTGTGACAGCTCCCGGGACCGCAACCTCACCAACTGCTCCTCCGTCATGCTGCCCAGGTGGGTCCCAGCCCCAGAGATCCACCCATCGCCTGCCTCGCCTCGaggcttcctccctccccaccccagcctacCTCCCTGCGGCCCTAGAGGGGCTGAGCCCATGCCTCACTTTGGCAGCAACGACGACAGGGCTCCAGCCTGGTTTGAGGACTTTGCCAATGGACTGCTGTCGGCTCAGAAGCTCACGGCCGCCCTGATTGTCCTGCACACTGGTGAGAGGGCTCCCTGGGAGGGCGTGGATGATGGTGGGAGAGGAGCCCCACTGTGGAAGTCTGACCCCCACATCGCCCCACCTTCCCCAGTCTTCATTTCCATCACCCATGTGCATCGCACCAAGCCCCTGTGGAGAAAGAGCCCCTTGACCAACCTCTGGTGGGCCGTGACAGTGCCTGTGGTGTGAGTATTGCTAGGATGGAGGGCGGAGtgtgggctggggaggagagggcCTTCTGCAGGGCTAGGATCGGAGGGCGGGACCGGGGCCAGTGGTTTAACTGTACCCTGCCTGAGCTAACTGTTGTACTGGGAAGAGCAGGGAAGGAAGCAAGCAGTGTCGGGTTCACACGGGGCCGCCACCTCCTGCAGGCTGCTGGGTCAGGTGGTCCAGACGGCTGTGGACCTGCAGCTGTGGACACACAGGGACAGCCACGTCCACTTTGGCCTGGAGGACGTGCCCCTGCTGACATGGCTCCTGGGCTGCCTGTCCCTGGTCCTTGTGGTGGTGACCAATGAGATCGTGAAGCTACATGAGATTCGGTGAGCTGTCAGCAGGGCGCCTCCCTCTGGGCTCAGGCATGTTCCCTAAACCTGTTACTCCCTTGGCGACACTCCCCCACCTTTCCGCtgcccatccctccctcctcctctggtGTCCTGCCCCGGCCCCTGGTCTAAGGATCTTTGCCAACCTGTACTTTAATCTCCTGCCCCACCAGGGTCCGAGTCCGCTACCAGAAGCGACAGAAGCTGCAGTTTGAAACTAAGCTGGGCATGAACTCTCCCTTCTGAGCCACTGGCTGTGGTGGCTGTAGTTGCCCCCGTCCCTGGGGCTAAAGCCAGACCCATTTCTGAACAGGGGAGTTTGTATCATGAATGTTTCCAGGTTTGCTCCTGCACCCGTGGCACTGGAAACCCAGCTCCCCGTGTCAGACCCCGCTGTCTTCCTGAGCCCTGGGGCTCACTGTGGAGGAGCTGACGGCCTGGGCCCTTGGCCAGTCCTGGCTCTTCCCTGGGCCTCACCAGGGACACTCTTGAATGTATGGCCTCAGGCGCTCCCTAGAGGGGCCCTAAACCCCCTCACCTGTGAGCTACCCCCTTTAGGGATCCCTTGCCCCCTTGGAGATCCCTTGCCCCCCAGTGCCTCTGCTCGTGGGTCCCTGGACACGGCCTTGAAGCCAACCTTCTTTGGAGGAGCAACAGCAGCAGCCTTGGCCGACGCGTCCAACTCCCAAGGCTGCCGTGGAGGGCAGGGGGGTGGTGCTTGCCTGGATGTGGCCCCGAgtgcctcccctccctccctctgtgggGGAGTCTCCCGCCTGAACCTGAAGATGGAGCAGGGCCCCCGCTTCGCCCTGGAGcctcttcctgtgcctggctcaagcTGGCTGCCTGTCAGTCTTGGGGAATCTGGCCCAGGTCTCCTCAGCCTCTGCCCCAGTTCTGGGAGAAGTTTCTACTGGTGTATATTTTTTACTGGAAATGAGCCTTTTAGGAATGAATGTAGACTGGTTTGTATTAAAATGTGTCAATTGCTAAGAAATACCTGTGGCTGGTCTGTAAGGCCACTCCAGGGTCTGCCCACCCCCGGCGGTGGCTGGCAAAGGGAGGCCTAAACCTTCCTCCATCTACGCGGGTGGGTCCCTCAGGTCTGGCTCAGGCGAGACCCCTAGGGTCAGGGGTCCCCATGTCACAGAGGCAAACACACAGCCCAGTCACGTGGAATGGTGTTTTCATTGGTGTTAGTTGGGGGAAGAGGTTAATGGTTACAGAGCCAGGGCCTGGGCCAATGGGGTCAGGCTCTCCCTGCCCTCAGGTGGGCAGTCGGGGCTCCTGCTGTGGTCCGAAGCCCCTCCCCCATTGTGTCCTCTCAGGCAGTTGATAgaataaattccatttaaaatatatgcatttctCTCTGcttagaaaataacatttacaatTGAAAAGTTAGGACTTGTGGGATCTGTTAACCCCACTGCCTCCCACCCCTGCTAGCCCTGCCTCAGTGAGGGAAGGCGGGGGCAGGAGCTGCCTGGGCACCACCGCTGTGTATTTACATGTCCTCTGTACACCTACGGAGAGGGGGCCCGGCCAGACACacgcctcctccagcctctcagGGCCTGGGCAGGATGGTGGGTGGCAAGAGGCATTCCCTTGGCACAACTTGGGACATGGGCTGGGGGGTACAGAGAAAGCACCCCCAAAGCCCCACCCCTACTTCCTCCCTGAGGAGAGAGCTCTTACCAGGGTCCCTGTCCAGGAGCAGGGCTGTCCTGCTCAATCGATCAAACCCTGGGAGGGGCTTTGCTGAGATGCAGCGGAGGTCCCTCGCTAGTCAGGTTCTAAGGTGGGCTGCCCCACAAGAGCTGTGGTGCCCACAGCCGCGGGCTGAGTGGGAAGGGGCCCTGCTAGGAGGGGCACTTCAGCCTGACCAGCCCTTGGCCCGTCCCTAGGGTGGCAGGGGCCTCTTCTGTGCTGGGGCAAAGGCAGTGGACTTCGGCAGGTCACAGTGGGCACTGCTGGAGGGCTCAGTCCAGCATGGCGTCCAGCTGGTCAGCCAGGGCGTCGAACATGGTGCTGATGTCATCCAGAATGTGCTTGGTGGAGGCGCTGGGGGTGCTGCAGCAAGGGGAAGGATGCGGTCAGATCAGCCAGTGGCCTGCACCCCACTGGCCCTGGGGCAGGGAGCTGTCATAGCTcccagaggctcagggaggcaAGGGACCGGCCAGGCTCCTGTGCCTCTTAAATGGTAGCCACCAGGATTCCCTGATCTAGGTGATTTCAACACCTGGCCTCTTATCCCGTTAGTGCCTGCAATGTCCCCCTCCAACATCCCCATGATCCCTGGGCAGAGGATGCAGGGAGCACTGTTTCTCTGcagccttctctccctccccatccgGCCCCCCTCACCCCTCTTGCTCCTTGGTGCCAATGCTCTTCTCTGCGGCTCTCAGTGCAGCTGCCAGGGACGAGCTGGTCTGCTCCAGTCTCTGCTGGGCCTGGCCTGGGCCCACAGTCCCAGTGCTCTCAGGCCGTGGAGGAGGCACTGGGCGGGGGCCGAGCCGGGGCGCTAGCTTAGGGCCAGAAAATGCCAGCTGGGTGCAGGCCACCGACACAGGCTTGGGGGCTGTTCCTGCAGAGACAAAAAGGTTGGCTTGGGACTTGGCTGGGTCAGACACAACCCTGCCAGCAGTGACTCTCCCACAGGCCTCCCCTCTTACCTGCTCCGGGCACCTTGAGGAGGGCAGCAGGGGCGGCCGGGGGTTCTGTCTCCCCATTCCACCGACTAGCTGCTGAGCTTTCCAGACCTGGCCCTGGGCAGGGCGGCACTGGAGGCTGCATGGCGGGGCTGGGAGCAAGGGGGGTTGGAACTCCTTGGGCTGGAAGGCTGCTGGGCTCGGGCTGGGGAAGGCTAGAAGCTGGAGGAGACTCGCCAGGAGTTGGGGAAGGCAGTGGGGCAGCGGGGCCAGGCGTGGCACTGGCCACTCCGAAGGCCAGCAGTGCGGTCTGCAGTGGCTCTCTCTCCCGGCACTTGGGCCTCCGCTTAACAGTGTCTGATTCCGTGAGGTTGAAATCGAGGCCGGGGGGCACGGGTGTCTCTCGGGGCGGGGGGCCAGCGGGCTTCGGGCGCTGTTTGATGGTCAGGTTCCCTTCCTCTGCAAACGGCAGCCCTTCCCCAGAGCTGCCCCGAGATGGGGGCGTCCCCTCAgggcctggctcctcctcctccgtGTCTGACGCGGGCCCAGCCGGGGCAGGTGGGCCAGGGGGCTCTGAGGGGCCAGCAGGTTCACTCAGTGTTCGCCTTCGGGGCCCTGTGGCCCCTTCCTTGGGCCCTGGGCTCTCATCTAGTGGAGGTGGCTCCGGGCTGGGGCCAGAGACGGAGCTGAGGCGcttggggggcgggggcggggggcctTTGCGCCGGGCCCGCAGGGCAAAGGACTGGCTGCGAGGAGTCCCCCGAGCTGGGGTTGGGGTCACACTAGGACTGGTCCGGACAAGGGCACTGCGTCCTGGCCGCCGGGTAAGGGTAGCATAACTGCCTAGGGTGCTGCCCACTGGCCCTTCGGCCTCCCCCTCAGCATCCCCCTCTGTGGGGCCAGGGCGGCTTAGGCTGTGGGACCGGCGCTTAGGTCGAGGCGGGTCTGGGGGAGTGGCAGGGGGCCCGGCCAAGTAGGAGAAGGCCCAGGGTGCGCCAGGAGGTGGCCCTGGGGCCGGGCTAGAGGGTGAGCCCTGGGGGTACATAAAAACATAGGGTGGGGGTCCTTGGCCAGGAAGTGAAGAACAAAGCTTAGGGGGCCGCTCTGTGCCCTCTGGGAGGTTCCTCTCCTGGGGGGGGCTGGGATCTCCACCGCTGGGCTGTGGGGCAGGCTGTTCCTGTGAGTGGCCAGACCCCCGTGAGCGTGCCCCGATGCTCTCCTGGCTGGGAGAGCGGGCAGGTGGGAGGGGGAGTGGTTCAGGGCCACCCCCTGCCATGGCCGCCTGTAGCTCTGGGCTTAGTTCGCTGCCCTGGAAGGTGAGGAGCCGTGGGCCAGCTGTAGCTGGGCCTTCTCCGTTCTCCAGTCCCTCGATGGCCATCAGCTCCGGACCCTTGGCCAGCCGGCGCCCGCCTTCGCTGAGGGCCTCCCCCTGCAGCAGGCCCCGCCGAAGCTCCGCCAGCCGCTTCACCCCCAGCATGAGCTTCTTCTGATGCCCTGAGATGGGGGACGGAAGTGGCAAGGTTAGCTGGGGCTGGGGTTGTCCTGGTCACCGCTGGGCCCCATACTGTCTTCTCTTGGAGACCCCGGAGGCAGGTGGGGGCCCAGCCAGGCCTCAGGACAGTCCTTACCGAGCTTGTTGACCCCAATCTCCTGCAGCTCCTCCCAGGTGAGGTCGGCCACCAGCCCCATGGAGTCGTAGCCGCTGCTCACCAGCTGCTTGTGGTACTGTGGCAGCCCCAGTGCACACAGCCACTCCAGCAGGTCCGTCTGGAAGAGCACCGTCCTCAGAACAACTCCCAGCCAGCCTCCGCCCCCAGCCAGAGGAGAAAAGGCACCGCAAAGCCACAGCTGAGGGTGACAGCACGTGCCCCACTCCCCAGCCACCCTTGATGGCTCACTGGGATGTAGCTGGGCAGCCACTCGGCGATGCTGAGCTGAGCGATCTCTGAGGCGATCTTCTTCCTGTGCCCAGGCTTGGTCACCCCGATGGCCGTCAGGTCCTGCCACACAAAGTCTGGCCATCAGGCCCCTCCCCCGCCTGCTGGGCCCTCCCCCGCCCGCTGGGTGCTGCTTCCCGGCTGCAGCACCCACCTCAGGTGTCATGCGGCTGATGGTAGGCACATCATAGCCGGCCTGCAGAAAGTGGGCAGTGTAGCCCTCCAGCTGGAACTCGCTTAGCCAGTTATGAATGGCCTGCGCGTCCTgcggggtgggggaagggggcagAATTAGCAGGAGCTGGACCAAGGCCCTAGCCCCCACCAGGGGCTCAGGACCTGCCTGAGCGGGGCTTCAGTCCATACAGAGGCTCTTGCCTCTACCCTGCCCTACCCACCCCGAGGCCCACAGTGCACCCCGTGGAGGTCACACCTTCCCCCCCGAGGCCCACGGTGCACCCCGTGGAGGTCACACCTTCCCCCCCGAGGCCCACGGTGCACCCCGTGGAGGTCACACCTTCCCCTCCAGCAGCTGTTCTGGCCGCACGTCCTGGGTGAAGATCTGCTCCCCAGAGCGGCAGTTGGCCAGAGGGCGGTGGCTCAGGTTGTCttcaaggagagagaaaaatggaatggaaaggtggCAGGAGGAAGGGGTGCCCACCCTCGGCCTCCTTACTTGCACCTCTCCTAGCCAACCCAGGTCCCCTGACCCTTCCTACCTGCCAGGGACGGCGGGTGGAGTCCTGGCAGCACCTGGTCCTCTCCAGCAGAGGGCAGTGGCTGGAGGAGACAGGGCAGGAGCCAACTCAGCATTTGGGGAACTGGCAGTGGGGAGTGAGCCCTGACCTGGTCCGTGACCCCATCATCCTACCTGGGCGTTCTCAATCAGGAGGCCAGGGCCATGGCCATTAGTGCCCTCAGAGCTCTGCCCGCTGCCGGCACTGCGGATGCTGCCCACGCTGCCCTCACTGCCCACACTATTCCTGTCACCTGCTGTGGGGGGCAGAAGCCAAGGGGTCAGAGTCCCAAGTGTCGCTCTGACAGCTGTCTGGCAGCTTGCCCAGGCCACACGCCCACACAGTGCCCAGCACTGCCCCCTGGGAGGATGTACCTGGGCTGTCTGGGCTGAGGCCCACCCGAGGAAGCTGGCTGTAGGTAAGAGGGTGCGGGGGTTCTTCGGCAGGAGGCTGCGGTGTCCGGGAGAAGCCTGGGCGCAGGGGGGTGGGTGCGGAGGGGAGGCGGGCTGCAGGGATGCCCACCCGCTTGCTGACCACCTCGACAATGCCCGGGGGGAAGTAGCCTATGCGGTCTGTGCCCCTCTGGCTCTCGTGGATGTGGCCCTTCCAGCGGCCGTCGGGATGCTGTTCTAGCACCTGCGGccaggggtggggggcggggacgGTCACTCCCAGCACCAGGCAAGTGGCAAACGGTTGTCCCTGCAGCTGCGGTCCGGCAACCCTGGTCCAGCTCTTTCCCTACCCCTAAGGAGCTGGCCTCTGATGCCCACACTGGCCCAAGTTCCGCCCCTGCTGCCAGCAGCCAGCTCAATCTCCCCTGTGCCTCCAGGGCGAGCCCCAGTGGCAGCCCGTGGTCAAATCACAGCTCCactacttgctagctgtgtgaccttgggcaagtcacttgaatttctcttgattttattttgtttaattctcaattttgtcatctgtaaagaaGAAATGCTAACAGCACTGCCTTCCCTGGCTTTAAGAAGAATTAAATGAGGGTGCATATAGAGACCTCAGAGCAGAACGTGGTAACATAGCAGGTGCCCAAATAAGTAACAGCAATCATTTGTATTTGCAAAGGAATGCCTGCTTGGGGTCCCTCACCGTGATGACATCCCCTGCCCGGACATTGAGAGCAGTGGGATCGTGGAGGTTCCAGAAATCCTTGAGCGCTCGGACCTTCAGGATCCCTGAGGCCTCTAAGAAAACGGGGTGGGGGACAGGTGTCATCTAAGGGTCCTTAGGGCATCTTCCCACCCCTCATGCCCTTGACAACCCTCCCCCAGGGACGTCCACTCCCCCTCCACATCCTGGTACCACTTGAGCGGCCCCAGGCCCCCTGGGCAGGGTATCCTCCCCCGCACTCACCCCGCAGTAGCTGCTTGATTTCCCGGCTGGCCTGGGAGGTGGTGAACTGATTCACTATGTCCAGCGCCGTCTGGTTATACGTATTCCGGATGTTCACGTCCACACCTCCCTGGGTGCACAGTGTCACATGAGCACACGCTAAGCACTTTGACACCCCTCACCCGATTCTCTCAGCTACCCGGGACATAGGTACTATTACCATTTTccgattttacagatgaggacatagAGGCTCAGGGACTCAGTCAAGGACAAGCTCAAGTTCACTCAGCTAGTAAGAGGCAGATCTGGGGTGCCAATCAGGTTGGTCTGCCCCCGATCCATCTGCACCGCCTCGGCACCATTCAGAAGGAAGTCAGGCCTCTTTCCTGACGCCCATGCAAAAACCACGCTGGAGTCCTCCGTCCCGTACCTCCCCAGCCAGTCAGGGGCACAGGGCAGAGGCTCCATGGACACCTGCGAGGGAGCAGGGGCCCATACCCACCTCCAGAAGCAGCCGCACCACCTCGGTCTTGCCATACAGTGCGGCCTCGTGGAGCGCCGTACCCGTCTTGGTCTGGCGGTTGATCTCGATCCCAGCTCTCAGGAGCTGCCTGCAGTGGACGGGGGGAGTCACGGGGGAGGTGGCGTAGGAGGGGGTGCTGACTGCTGGgggcctgggagatggagagCCCGGGTGAAAAGGGCAGTGGGGGAGAGCACTGAGGGGCACCGATGGTCCCGCAGGCAGGTGATGAGGAAGCGAGGGGACCCCAAGGGTACCTGATGACTTCTCTGTGGCCATTCTTGGCAGCCAAGTGCAGGGGCGTGGTGTAGTTGGGGTCACACGGGTCTTTGGCCTCACCCTCCAGCAGTGCCACACATAAGTGGCTGTTCAGAAGCAGCTGGGCCACCTGCAGCACCCAGTGCCCAGTTAGAGCCTCCTCCTGAGACCCTGTAGATGTCCAGGACCCAGCACCCCAAGGCTGCAGGCCTCACCTTGAGTCGGCCAAATTCACAGGCCAGGTCCAGGGGCGTCTTCTTGGCCTTGTTGACCAGGCATGGGTTGGACTGATGCTGGAGGAGCATTTCtgactggggttgggggagccGAGTGAGGGGGCCTGGCCTGTCCGgcaccccaccctgccctgcgCCACGCCCCTGTGGGCAGCCTCACGTACCACCTCATAATGTCCATACTGTGCAGCCAGGTGCAGGGGGATCTGTCCGTCCAGCGAGGCGGCATTGACAGCCGCAGAGGCGCGCAGCAGCAGCCTCACAGGCTCCAGCCGGCCCTGCCAGGCTGCGTAGTGCAGCGGGCGCATGCCTGGCAGGAGGAAAGGGTTTCTGAGGGAGGTCCTGGGACGGCGTTGGGGGTGGAGAGGAACTGAGCAGAGTACGGAGCCAGCCCAGCTGGGAGGGCAGAGAGCCCACGGGGATGCAATGCTGGCTCTATCCAGGTGTGCTTAGGAAGAGGTTCGGCTCGACAGGGCTGAAGCCAGAGTCCTGCTGTGCCCACTGTGGATCATGATGACCCCAGGACAGCAACAACACCTCGCTGAGcctcaacctactcatctgaatAATGGGATGTTAGTACCACTCGCCTATGCAAGAAGGCTGTGAAGAGTAAACGGGGAAAAGCCACTTGCAAGCCCAGAGACGCTGTGCTAGCATCTATTAGCATTGCTACGTTGTCATAGGAGCAAGCTCTGGTCCCAGGGTCTGGGTAGGGCCCCTACCTGCCCAGGGTGGGGGTCGGGGGCACATGGGGGTCTCACCATTGCTGTCCTTGATGTCAACAGTGGCCTGAGCCTCTAGCAGCAAGGCTATGAGCTCCAGGCTGCCCCCCAAAGCAGCGTGGTGGAGGGCAGAGAATCTGATGTGGGAGGACACAAAGTTAGGGGTGTTGGtgggcagcccccacccccaaatcctGGTCTTCCATACCCGAACCTATCCTGGGGGCTGGCAGGGATGGGTTACTGGCCCCCCCAACCCCAGCAGCCCTGCCGTGGGAGCGCAGTGGCTGAGCCACAGCATGAAAGGGCTCAGTGTCTGCACTGAGAGGCCCGTTTGTCTCGCCCCCCCGCCTCCCAGCTGGCCCAGGGGAGGGGGCCGTGGGAGCAGGAGCCTGAGGGCTCCTACCCTCCAGGGAGAAAAGGGGGCCCCAAAGGAATCTGACCCCAGGAGGCCCTGCGGAGAGGCACCAGGGCCCCTCCCCTCACTCAGGGCTAACTCCACGGGCGGGCGGGtgccccctccctccagcccaggGACAGGGCCCACAGCTCGCAGCAAATACACTTCCAGGGCCAAGTCTGAGAGGGAAAGGGACCCTGGGCCTCAGGATCTTtccctccagccccacccctggGGCTCTACTGCCCCCACCCAGCAGCTCTGCAGAGGGACAGGGGCTCCCACTCACCCATCAGCATCCTGGTAGTTCACGTTGAGCCTCTTTGTGGAGCCCAGGAGCTCTAGGGGTCAGGATAGGAGGTGTCAGGGCCATCAGATGACTGCCCTCACTCAGCATCCCTCCCCCCACCTGTCACAGCCCGGCTGACCTCTTGGCGTGCAGGAAAGCACCTGCCCCATGGCCTTCCGCCTGTCCCGTCCCTGTGGCTCCCCACCCTGGCCCACCGGCCCAGCAGCATGAGGGCAGTGAGGGCAGGATGCTGCTGCGGCAGTGGGCTGGCTTCCCCTCGCCCCAGTCCCGCTTGTTTATAGAGCCAAAGAGGGCGGGGGGTGGGACTGGCACGATGTGCCCTCAGTGGACAGGCCCACGGTGTGCATGGTTAGCATTCCTGCCTGAATGGGCCAGGCAGCGAGTCATGTTGTCCTACTGGGccgaggggtggggagagagaaggaaagaggcacTAGGTATTCAAGGGCAGGCCACGATGCCCAGTCCTGGGGCATCCCAGAGGAAGGTGACATTAGACAGACCTCTACCCAACACTGGCTCTGCCAggcaccagctgtgtgactgtgacaagtcatttaacctcccATGCTCAGtgtcctcaactgtaaaatgagctGATCAGAACCTGCTCACGGGGGCTGTGAGTACAGTGCCTGACCTTGTCATATGCAAAGACAGGAGCTCTCAACATCTAGCCCTCCTGACATGTGGGCAAATACCATCCCGATGTTAGGGCGATGGTCCTCCAACAAGAGCTGGCACAGGGCCCATACTGTCCCCACTGGGATCTCCATGGGTGCTCAGACTGCCCGGGGAGTCACTGCTACTGCTGACTCCACACCTCCAGGGTCTTGGCTGAGATGTCCATGCCCTGGACAAGGACTCTGCAGGTTGGTGGCAAGAGGAGCTGGGGCCACCCCCTCTCGGGGCAGGGTTCAGGCAGGTGTGCTCCCTGCGAGAGCCAGGGAACTGGTGGGAGTGGCTCTTGAAGtgctggggagggaaggaaggcctGTCATGGGTGGCCCCTGCCTCCTGCTAGAACCCACCCTGCAGGGAAGGAGTGGGCCTGgcttggccaggctgggcagAGTGCCAAGTGTGCTGGCCCAGGCCTGCCCCCCAGGCTCTGGTGGACCCCTGAATACCCCAGTAGCCTGGGGAAGACAGGGCTTCATTCCAACAGGGAGGGGAGGGACCAACCTGGCAGTAGGGAACATggcacagggagggaggggacagcTACATTGAGGGCCAAACTGAAGGACACTGTGCCACAAAGGTAAAGACAGAGCCAGGGAGGGACAAAGCGCTAAAGGGGTTGTGGCCACTGGGAAGAAACACAGACC comes from Homo sapiens chromosome 17, GRCh38.p14 Primary Assembly and encodes:
- the CASKIN2 gene encoding caskin-2 isoform b (isoform b is encoded by transcript variant 2); this translates as MRPLHYAAWQGRLEPVRLLLRASAAVNAASLDGQIPLHLAAQYGHYEVSEMLLQHQSNPCLVNKAKKTPLDLACEFGRLKVAQLLLNSHLCVALLEGEAKDPCDPNYTTPLHLAAKNGHREVIRQLLRAGIEINRQTKTGTALHEAALYGKTEVVRLLLEGGVDVNIRNTYNQTALDIVNQFTTSQASREIKQLLREASGILKVRALKDFWNLHDPTALNVRAGDVITVLEQHPDGRWKGHIHESQRGTDRIGYFPPGIVEVVSKRVGIPAARLPSAPTPLRPGFSRTPQPPAEEPPHPLTYSQLPRVGLSPDSPAGDRNSVGSEGSVGSIRSAGSGQSSEGTNGHGPGLLIENAQPLPSAGEDQVLPGLHPPSLADNLSHRPLANCRSGEQIFTQDVRPEQLLEGKDAQAIHNWLSEFQLEGYTAHFLQAGYDVPTISRMTPEDLTAIGVTKPGHRKKIASEIAQLSIAEWLPSYIPTDLLEWLCALGLPQYHKQLVSSGYDSMGLVADLTWEELQEIGVNKLGHQKKLMLGVKRLAELRRGLLQGEALSEGGRRLAKGPELMAIEGLENGEGPATAGPRLLTFQGSELSPELQAAMAGGGPEPLPLPPARSPSQESIGARSRGSGHSQEQPAPQPSGGDPSPPQERNLPEGTERPPKLCSSLPGQGPPPYVFMYPQGSPSSPAPGPPPGAPWAFSYLAGPPATPPDPPRPKRRSHSLSRPGPTEGDAEGEAEGPVGSTLGSYATLTRRPGRSALVRTSPSVTPTPARGTPRSQSFALRARRKGPPPPPPKRLSSVSGPSPEPPPLDESPGPKEGATGPRRRTLSEPAGPSEPPGPPAPAGPASDTEEEEPGPEGTPPSRGSSGEGLPFAEEGNLTIKQRPKPAGPPPRETPVPPGLDFNLTESDTVKRRPKCREREPLQTALLAFGVASATPGPAAPLPSPTPGESPPASSLPQPEPSSLPAQGVPTPLAPSPAMQPPVPPCPGPGLESSAASRWNGETEPPAAPAALLKVPGAGTAPKPVSVACTQLAFSGPKLAPRLGPRPVPPPRPESTGTVGPGQAQQRLEQTSSSLAAALRAAEKSIGTKEQEGTPSASTKHILDDISTMFDALADQLDAMLD